One Glycine max cultivar Williams 82 chromosome 3, Glycine_max_v4.0, whole genome shotgun sequence DNA window includes the following coding sequences:
- the LOC121174569 gene encoding uncharacterized protein produces the protein MVGNDQNLECTSICERVSIIIQDIIFTMDLYVLPISGANVVLGVQWFKILGPEDASYFHIAVLTEDPASTPAPDLPLEIQDLLAKFATLFQNPQGLPPARDIDHHIHLIPHFTLVNVRPYRYPHYQKHEIELQVEYLGHMVSQKGVEPVASKVEAIHQWPVPQSIRAVQSFLGLVGFYRRFIRGYATIAASLIRITIVKPFKWTSQAQLAFEQLKAALSTTLILALPDFQLPFTIEMDASNMEIGVVRKYETQTMVGLLCPLPVPHQPWEDLSLDFIVGLPTYHGNTTILVVVDHFSKGIHLGMLPSAHTAHMVASLFIDMVVKIHGVP, from the exons ATGGTAGGCAACGACCAAAATTTGGAATGTACAAGCATTTGTGAAAGGGTCTCCATCATCATCCAAGATATTATCTTCACCATGGACCTTTATGTTTTGCCGATATCAGGAGCCAACGTGGTGTTGGGCGTCCAATGGTTTAAAATCTTAGGCCCC GAGGATGCCTCCTATTTCCACATTGCGGTGCTCACCGAGGACCCTGCTTCCACACCGGCTCCGGACCTACCCCTGGAAATTCAAGATTTACTTGCTAAGTTCGCCACCTTATTTCAGAATCCTCAGGGCCTTCCACCGGCTAGGGACATAGACCACCACATTCATTTGATTCCACACTTCACTCTGGTCAACGTGCGTCCCTACCGTTACCCACACTACCAGAAGCATGAAATCGAGCTCCAG GTAGAGTATCTTGGCCATATGGTTTCTCAGAAAGGTGTGGAACCTGTAGCTTCAAAGGTGGAGGCCATTCATCAATGGCCAGTGCCTCAGTCCATTAGAGCAGTACAAAGCTTTCTGGGGCTCGTGGGTTTCTATCGTCGATTTATTAGAGGCTATGCCACCATTGCCGCCTCTCTGATCAGAATCACCATCGTGAAACCATTCAAGTGGACCTCTCAAGCTCAGCTGGCATTCGAACAACTTAAAGCAGCTCTCTCAACGACCCTTATTCTAGCTTTACCCGATTTCCAGCTACCTTTCACTATTGAGATGGATGCCTCCAACATGGAAATAGGTGTG GTGAGGAAGTATGAGACACAGACGATGGTGGGGTTGTTGTGCCCCCTTCCGGTACCACACCAGCCTTGGGAGGATCTCTCATTAGACTTCATTGTCGGCCTTCCGACGTACCATGGTAACACAACCATCTTAGTTGTGGTGGATCATTTTTCGAAGGGGATTCATCTGGGTATGTTACCCTCTGCTCATACGGCTCACATGGTAGCGTCATTGTTCATTGATATGGTGGTCAAGATTCATGGGGTCCCTTAA
- the LOC100782390 gene encoding uncharacterized protein, producing MKILKGYTKNLYRPEASFVERYIVEEAIEFCSKYIGKEKPVGLSESRDEERVGGEANDYTTSLLLLLLLLMQHHIPLYLEADKKSHRLRSLLTRPVGAERPMVHVDPTTGKADADKDSVDDTVCEKIRWRSQASQGSFVLHGHQDVLTAAIGRPEHPGRVRAVGDGVTIKQYFGPAPRTSRTSSCNHKDSHCLLSQRLVLQLLVSIKESYVYPSSNDPYTGDSEKYGLYVEENLPRLVALGRLYEGSTTVHNMSLCHDQLKVGVEEVRDVDALIPIPTQKGVLGPTKPADRPDHDVDDPLYLMTLTIPQLFLKPLQVMWDAIVFGMFNDDFPLLIMTCVLIIGFVSPCLCLRSMVGTKNTFYNVMDFGAHGNGKSDDSHAFSSAWQHTCGTQGTSTLVIPPKGVFLVTNITLKGPCKARSLDPLILISNLNGLTIDGSGGQIDGFGSTWWKCRSCLRPRVISFVSCNDLTVRKLSISNSPRAHITIDGCNGAIFSNINIHAPRNSPNTDGFDIAFSKNILIEDCTIATGDDCIAINGGSSYINATGIACGPGHGISIGSLGKHNAHETVEEIYVYNCSFTKTTNGARIKTVPGGTGYAKRITFEKIKLIQTRNPIILDQFYHSVHLTVTYRGFQGTSANDKAINLDCGPSGCFNIVLDQIDIVSSDTSKPAHCSCNNAHGTTTSTVPNCSCLLK from the exons atgaagatcttaaaagggtataccaaaAATCTATACCGTCCGGAAGCATCTTTTGTGGAAAGGTACATtgtagaagaagccattgaattttgttcaaagTACATTGGAAAAGAAAAACCTGTTGGGCTTTCCGAGTCTCGGGATGAAGAAAGAGTGGGAGGtgag gcAAATGACTACACCACCagtctcctcctcctcctcctcctactgaTGCAGCATCACATTCCCCTCTACCTTGAAGCGGACAAGAAAAGCCACAGGCTAAGATCATTGCTGACTAGACCAGTTGGGGCAGAGAGACCCATGGTCCATGTGGATCCTACAACTGGGAAAGCCGATG ccgACAAGGACAGTGTCGATGACACTGTATGCGAAAA GATTCGTTGGAGGAGTCAGGCCTCACAGGGTTCCTTTGTCCTCCATGGACATCAGGATGTactgactgctgccattgggcgaccagaacaccctggtcGTGTGCGTGCTGTTGGAGACGGTGTCACaatcaaacaatactttggaccgGCTCCAAGGACCTCCCGCACTTCTTC ATGCAATCATAAGGACTCACACTGCCTCTTGAGCCAGAGGTTGGTCCTTCAGCTGCTCGTGTCCATAAAGGAGAGTTATGTTTATCCCTCAAGCAACGACCCATACACGGGTGACTCAGAGAAATACGGGTTGTACGTTGAAGAAAACCTtccccgcctggttgccctaggaagactttatgagggatccacaaccGTTCACAACATGTCTTTGTGCCATGATCAactcaaggttggtgttgaggaagttAGAGATGTAGATGCTCTCATTCCTATACCCACTCAAAAG GGAGTTCTGGGACCAACGAAACCTGCAGATAGGCCGGATCATGATGTCGATGATCCTCTATAtctaatgacattgaccatcccacaactttttctAAAGCCgttgcaggttatgtgggatgctatcGTGTTTGGGATGTTTAATGACgacttcccctt GCTAATAATGACTTGTGTTTTGATTATTGGTTTTGTTTCACCATGTTTATGTTTGAGGTCGATGGTTGGAaccaaaaacacattttataatGTGATGGACTTTGGTGCTCATGGCAATGGGAAATCTGATGATTCTCAT GCATTTTCAAGCGCATGGCAACACACATGTGGAACACAAGGGACATCAACTCTAGTTATACCACCAAAAGGAGTATTCTTGGTGACGAACATAACCCTGAAAGGACCTTGCAAGGCCAGAA GTCTGGATCCTTTGATTTTGATCTCAAACCTAAACGGTCTCACGATTGATGGAAGCGGAGGACAAATCGATGGCTTCGGTTCTACTTGGTGGAAATGCAGAAGTTGTCTTCGACCAAGG GTCATTAGTTTTGTATCTTGCAATGATCTTACTGTTCGTAAACTGAGCATCTCCAATAGTCCAAGAGCTCACATAACGATTGATGGTTGTAACGGTGCCATATTCTCTAATATCAATATTCATGCTCCTAGGAACAGCCCCAACACTGATGGATTTGATATTGCTTTTTCCAAAAATATCTTGATCGAAGATTGTACTATAGCAACTG GTGATGATTGTATTGCCATCAATGGAGGCTCCTCATACATCAATGCTACTGGAATTGCTTGTGGTCCTGGCCATGGAATAAG CATTGGCAGCCTGGGTAAACACAACGCTCATGAAACAGTGGAAGAAATTTATGTATACAATTGCAGTTTCACCAAAACAACAAATGGAGCAAGAATCAAGACAGTTCCG GGTGGAACAGGTTATGCAAAAAGAATCACGTttgagaaaatcaaattaatacagACTCGCAACCCAATAATTTTAGACCAATTCTATCATAGTGTTCACTTAACG GTGACATACCGTGGGTTTCAAGGAACATCTGCGAATGACAAAGCTATTAACTTAGATTGTGGCCCATCAGGTTGTTTTAACATTGTATTGGATCAAATTGACATTGTCTCTTCTGATACATCAAAACCGGCTCATTGTTCATGCAATAATGCCCATGGAACAACTACATCTACTGTTCCAAATTGCTCTTGTCTATTGAAATGA